One window of the Cryptomeria japonica chromosome 7, Sugi_1.0, whole genome shotgun sequence genome contains the following:
- the LOC131030432 gene encoding uncharacterized protein LOC131030432, whose protein sequence is MANCLRDPLLMDPCNSSSQLEDSIERIKNEWKHRRKITDWCRKHIAPQEPGERDSWRNRLGEFLESTPVHVATLILLLIDLLATAVDILKTLHNKSHDLNKCTALVESCHCVAHFQRSESLEFLYWVGIVILSLLLLNVGGLLVAFGFSFFGHPGYILDLVVLTTALCLEIFLDAQTAGLLVILTLWRIVRVAHGIFEVTDDAMESEIHNIETQFEALESNNKQMQQLLQDKDAKIAQLELQLQQSQMDT, encoded by the coding sequence ATGGCAAACTGTTTGAGGGATCCGCTTCTTATGGATCCCTGCAATTCATCATCACAGCTTGAGGATTCCATTGAGCGGATAAAGAATGAATGGAAACACAGAAGGAAAATCACAGACTGGTGCCGAAAACACATTGCGCCACAGGAAccaggtgaaagagattcttggaGAAATAGATTGGGAGAATTCTTGGAATCAACGCCTGTTCATGTGGCCACTCTGATTCTTCTCCTAATTGATCTCCTGGCAACTGCAGTGGACATCCTGAAGACGCTCCACAACAAATCTCATGATCTGAATAAGTGCACAGCCCTGGTGGAGTCCTGTCATTGCGTTGCCCATTTCCAGAGGAGCGAATCACTGGAGTTTCTGTACTGGGTTGGAATTGTCATACTGAGTTTGCTCCTGCTTAATGTTGGGGGGCTGCTTGTGGCATTTGGGTTCTCCTTCTTTGGGCATCCTGGCTACATACTGGATCTCGTTGTGCTCACCACTGCTCTCTGCCTTGAAATATTCCTGGACGCACAGACTGCAGGGCTTCTGGTTATTCTTACTCTCTGGCGCATAGTGAGAGTGGCCCATGGGATTTTTGAGGTTACCGATGATGCCATGGAATCTGAGATTCATAACATCGAGACCCAGTTTGAGGCCTTGGAATCCAACAACAAGCAGATGCAACAACTCCTCCAAGATAAGGATGCCAAAATTGCGCAACTGGAACTTCAGCTTCAGCAATCGCAGATGGACACTTAA